ACACCTGGAACAACTAATTGAGGTTAAATAAAAGATGACTTGGCTTGAGGTTAATGCTATTTACTAATGCAGATATGTAAAAGCTCTTACCAAGAAAATTGTTAAAGGGTTTCATTAACCTAACTGATCAAGATCTTGGGTGGAACGGAAACCAGAAGACACTGGTTCCTCAGGACTATGACTGGGTATGCTGTTGTAGACACCATCATCTAGATctcaattataaaaataaatgaggcTTTAAGGTTTGATCCATTCAATCTATGATCCACCAATTAACAACTTTTTTGTCAAACTTGGCAGGAGCTCTAATATGATTTTTTACATGTCACATATTCACCACTGTCTGTACAGATATAGCAAATTCATTTTAATCTCAACATGCTTCCATTAAATGTCAGGTGCAGTTTAGTTTGatgaaatacatttctgaatatTAAAAACTTGACTAAATGAAAACTCCAAACAAAACACCatctgaaaattgaaaaacagtaTTTAATGGCAAGTTTGTGTGAGGCAGAAGGGAGAATCCTCAGTCAAACAAATAGATGCTAGTAAGTATGGTATTTGTAATTTGAGATTAGGGGATAGGACAAAGTGTTTATTTGATCCAGGCCTAAGTCATAGTTACACTATCAGTTATGGCTTTTTGAGTTGTGcaatttgaaaatacatttcagctGGGTTGTGCCagaattgtattatatattttgaccTTGGAATAAAGCCCTCTGAATTTAAAGTAATATTGTGGAATCCCAAGtggaagaaatatatatatttaaaatatggaaGAAATGTCTGGGCATAATTATGTTCACTTGACCGTGGATGGCCTCTTTTAAGCAGAGTGTGAACAGAAGCAGACAGTATAGAAAAATACCATACATAATACAGTCAGAATGACTAAGACGGACAACCCAGtgacacacaaagacagacagtTGCCATATAGAGAATGATCCAGACAGGCAGAAATAGAGCCACTGGCAAGGTGATGTGCAGGCAGGAAAACAGACGGTCCATCCTTCAGTgagatttttcatttatttatttgtatgtatttcttcttAAGGAGCTACATGAATGACTAGGCAGATAGATATTTAAACAGGCAGACAGAAAGCTCTTAGATGGACAATAGGAGTCTTGCGAAGTCAGGGAATCCATTAAGGAACATCATTTCATCGCAGAACCTCACAGCATTTTCTCTTAATTCCTCATCGCAGACCCACACCACAGCTAGCCATCAAAAAGCAACTTATTCCCTCTCTGCCTTTCAAAAACCTATTAATCTTAAACTGTCCAATAAAAGGCTTGCCCGTCACTTCGCAACCAATAGAAAAAGCATAGGGGTGAGCCGCAACCAATCCCTCTCTGGCATTCTAATACAGCCCATCTTTATCACGAAAGTGTCACCTCTTTTTAAGGTACTTCTTATTTATTACCTTAGAGGAAAGTCCCGGGAAAGACATTTGTCTTAAGGAACTACTATATCTTTATGCTTGAGCTGCTAATACCAGCACCTGATGTTTACTTTGGAATTAACACACAATGGCACGAAACAGGTGAAGAAAAAAGAGCCATTTGCATTTCTATCTGTATTAGTCTGCTGAACTTAAGTCCTTTCCTTGCAAGACGGTTCAGTTCCAGTTCTCGTGTATTGCTTTCTGAGGATCTCTCTGGCATTGCAACACTTCCAACAGAGTGAAGGTCACCTGCCCAGACCCACAAAAGGTAGGAATTAAactaagaagaagaaagaagaagCAACAATACAATCTGTCCTGAAATTTCAATTAATGAATATCCTCACAAAGAGATCaaggtataatttattttttatttttcacaaagacgggactttttctttttaatccaaAGAAgagacacaacaacacaaactggAGGGTAGTTTCAGATGGATCACAATATCCCAGGATCTTTCCTGTTCAATAACAGCCTGAACCAGTTTTCATCGGACATTAAAGCGCCCATGTGCCAATATTCTGTGCAGAACTCTTTTTACAAGCTCAATTCAGGGCTCAACACACAGCTGCAGGCAGGCACCCCACATGGCATCAGTGACATCCTGAGCAGGCCGGTGGTAGGTCCCCCTAACACCACCCTGCTCTCTAGCTACTCTCATGTAGGGGGCTTTGGGACAGTCACTGCCCCAGGGGTCTACTATAACCGGGACTATGCACCTTCGCTGGGGGGTTTCTCCAAGCCTGGTGTGGAATGCCCAACCAAGGCCAGGAGTGGCAGCTGCTGGGGTGAGGCAGGCTACGAGTGGAGAGGTGGAAGGCAGCATTGCAGTAACAGTGAGTTTCCTAATTTTCAGGCATTAATTATCTCAATTCACAGCCAGGTTTTACTGTAATCATTGTGTGATTCAGAGCTATCACTGCTCATTCACTCCGGGGATCTTAGTTAATGAAAACAAGCATTTCATTTTACAATGCAGCCTTTTCTTCTTTACAAATATGCTCGTCATAATGGAATTCATGTTTCCTCCCCATCCAACCTCCTAACATTCTTAATAATTTctaaatttgaaatgatttatattttaataatcacCTGAGACCATCTGCTGCTTCCATCCCTAAGTGAAAAGTATGAATTAAACTGAcctgattaaaatatacatttcctaATATTTCCTCCTAATGGAAAGTAATTTTTTACAATTCCagtgtaaaaatgtattatttcctgAGAGTGATTGAAATGTGAACAAGAGACAAGTCACGCCGCTGGCTCAGTGGTTATTCACTGCCCTGTGTACCAGACGGTTCAAAACAAGACAATTTAAAGCTTTTTGTTCAACTGCAAAAAGTGATGTTATTTCTAACAGGCTGAGActggaattaattaattaattaattgtataaaattacatttacaaagaACTTGTATTTTAACTTCATAATTACTATATGCTCTTTTGCTAGAATTTGCTAGAATTTCTACAATTGTCTTTAAAATGGAGATTGAATATTGCActgaaaaatattgtaaacattatcaaaatgaaaacagcaCAAAATCACACAAGATGATGTTTCTGTGAATCAGGGACAGATCTTCATTGTTAAATTATACACAGATTATCAAGATAAATAACAACAATTTGTTGTActttaacattttttgtttctgcAGCAGCAATATATAATCTGCAAAGACAACTAtttgccaatttttttttttaataatgggaTTATTATTAGGTATGTCTGAATTATGATTGTATAGTTGACAAAACAGGCATATGTCTCATCAAGTGTAAACACCAAAGTTTATACATTTTCCATTGTACTTTTAGAAATCATATATGTTGATTGACAATATATGGCATTTAGAATATcttaatcattttaatatatttaagacCCAATATATAAAATCATATACATCATATTATGCTGTCAAAAAATGTATCTCATTTAATAAGTGATTCACAATTCAGGTTTAATTGTATTACTACCAAACATGTACAAGAATAGGGATtataacaatattaattaaataatacaatttgaggctagaccaaatcaacaTTTTGACCTACCT
This DNA window, taken from Amia ocellicauda isolate fAmiCal2 chromosome 9, fAmiCal2.hap1, whole genome shotgun sequence, encodes the following:
- the nkx6.3 gene encoding homeobox protein Nkx-6.3, with the protein product MDHNIPGSFLFNNSLNQFSSDIKAPMCQYSVQNSFYKLNSGLNTQLQAGTPHGISDILSRPVVGPPNTTLLSSYSHVGGFGTVTAPGVYYNRDYAPSLGGFSKPGVECPTKARSGSCWGEAGYEWRGGRQHCSNNSGHLGETMSRKKHTRPTFSGHQIFALEKTFEQTKYLAGPERARLAYSLGMTESQVKVWFQNRRTKWRKKSASEPSSTQPAGPEMGTSENEVEDEEYNKPLDPDSDDEKIRLLLRKHRRAFSVLRLGPHHV